Proteins encoded by one window of Lates calcarifer isolate ASB-BC8 linkage group LG5, TLL_Latcal_v3, whole genome shotgun sequence:
- the LOC108884572 gene encoding LOW QUALITY PROTEIN: perforin-1-like (The sequence of the model RefSeq protein was modified relative to this genomic sequence to represent the inferred CDS: deleted 2 bases in 1 codon) yields MARLWQLMLLYWAWSPLCLPSSVSYIGTPQECENAHFVPGYNLGGEGFDIVTMQRKGAYVIDTETWKLGNGTCRLYRNSYMNQEKQKVPAAVVDWRTLPKCSLTVSSIAYDSVETLVNDSTSSVSNDWKIGLNIPVDPSTTIGVGLGGSHSRESTFAMQKSKQDRYNFLRHSVYCSFYGYRLATNPPLSHDFQSAINSLPPYSLKTEPLYHSLIDTYGTHCIIQVSLGGEIKAITAVKTCQATMNGLSETEVKDCLLVEASASFARTASIESMIKHCQEKKKKLGSSQSFSNTFNERSTEVTGGNIDRADTLFQGQSNPSVYNDWLTSLKNTPDVVRYNLKPLHTILPGDHPARTGLKKEVEKYIMKNAVLKKCSESCQVGHRSSKRDPCACVCNSDQNIKSNCCPARKVLPLLKVVSLYAQDLYGDRFTETDGSVEVKYGDQVKRTAIISNNDNPKWRETFEFGPITINMQNKLRFSIYDEDTYWDSDLLGECSFDLRKGTVTDTCMLNHGTFFFSYTVECAPSLGGSQCQEYIPSSMSASLAKVFYTRNGVLVGESGENHAHSVSQSGGGQLL; encoded by the exons ATGGCGAGACTGTGGCAACTCATGCTCCTGTATTGGGCATGGAGTCCTCTGTGTCTGCCATCCAGTGTAAGCTACATTGGAACACCACAAGAGTGTGAAAATGCTCACTTTGTCCCTGGTTACAATCTGGGTGGAGAAGGCTTCGACATCGTCACAATGCAGAGGAAAGGTGCCTATGTCATCGACACGGAAACATGGAAGCTTGGAAATGGCACTTGCAGGCTGTACAGAAACAGCTACATGAATCAGGAAAAGCAGAAGGTCCCAGCTGCTGTGGTGGACTGGAGAACCCTCCCCAAGTGCAGTTTAACAGTCTCCAGTATAGCTTATGACTCTGTTGAAACTCTTGTCAATGACTCCACATCATCTGTGTCCAATGACTGGAAAATTGGCCTTAACATCCCTGTGGACCCCAGTACTACTATTGGAGTTGGCTTGGGCGGTTCCCACTCCAGAGAATCAACCTTTGCCATGCAAAAGTCAAAACAAGACCGCTACAACTTCCTCCGCCATTCTGTCTACTGTAGCTTCTATGG CTACAGACTGGCAACAAATCCTCCACTGAGTCATGACTTTCAATCAGCGATCAATTCCCTTCCTCCCTATTCACTTAAAACTGAGCCATTATATCACAGTCTGATCGACACCTATGGTACACATTGCATCATTCAAGTGTCTCTAGGAGGGGAAATAAAGGCAATCACTGCTGTAAAGACCTGCCAGGCAACCATGAATggtctgtcagagacagaggtCAAGGATTGTTTGTTAGTTGAGGCCTCGGCTAGCTTTGCAAGAACAGCCAGTATAGAAAGCATGATAAAACACTGtcaggaaaagaagaagaagttagGCTCTAGCCAGAGTTTCAGCAACACATTTAATGAGCGTAGCACAGAGGTCACTGGTGGAAACATTGACAGAGCTGATACCCTCTTTCAAGGACAATCAAACCCCTCTGTCTATAATGACTGGCTTACCTCACTGAAGAACACACCTGATGTTGTCCGATACAACCTAAAGCCCCTGCACACCATACTACCAGGTGATCATCCTGCAAGGACCGGACTGaagaaggaggtggagaagtACATCATGAAAAATGCAGTGTTGAAGAAATGTTCAGAATCTTGTCAAGTTGGACACAGATCCAGCAAAAGAGATCCTTGTGCTTGTGTCTGCAACAGTGATCAGAATATCAAGTCAAACTGCTGTCCTGCTAGG AAGGTCTTGCCACTGTTAAAGGTAGTCAGCCTTTATGCACAGGATCTGTATGGTGATAGGTTTACTGAGACAGATGGTTCAGTGGAAGTCAAGTATGGTGACCAGGTAAAGCGCACTGCCATTATATCAAACAATGACAATCCTAAATGGCGAGAGACCTTTGAGTTTGGACCCATTACCAtcaacatgcaaaacaaacttAGATTCAGTATTTATGATGAGGATACTTACTGGGACAGTGATCTGCTTGGTGAGTGCTCATTTGATCTACGTAAAGGGACAGTGACAGACACCTGCATGTTAAATCATGgtaccttcttcttctcctacACAGTAGAGTGTGCACCGAGTCTTGGTGGATCACAATGTCAAGAGTACATTCCCTCCAGCATGAGTGCCTCTCTGGCCAAGGTCTTCTACACCAGAAATGGGGTCCTTGTTGGAGAGTCAGGGGAGAATCATgctcactcagtcagtcagtcaggtggAGGTCAGCTGCTGTAG